A genomic region of Gemmata massiliana contains the following coding sequences:
- a CDS encoding DUF1264 domain-containing protein has translation MDRRELFGALTALGAVPMCGAVAEASTRADHGAKGEGPMSAPHFHFCGIHMAKNNPKLQFVTQHYCAAHTGGSEGDVFQCTLFDGVGKNAKLIGVEYLISDEAYRKLPDTEKKYWHAHTYEVLGGGLIAPGMSPEDEMKFMKVVIKTWGKAWHTWPDPSSPVPTGEPLLIWSLMGDGQADPKVVAQRDKEFKVETDKIREARIKEFGLDVPSVAPPKDMNTIGRQWTNEGKDEPKPKKN, from the coding sequence ATGGATCGTCGCGAGTTGTTCGGTGCGCTGACCGCGCTGGGCGCGGTTCCCATGTGCGGCGCGGTCGCGGAAGCGAGTACGAGGGCCGACCACGGTGCGAAGGGCGAGGGGCCGATGTCCGCGCCGCACTTCCACTTCTGCGGCATCCACATGGCGAAGAACAACCCCAAGCTCCAGTTCGTCACGCAGCACTACTGCGCCGCGCACACGGGCGGGTCGGAAGGGGACGTGTTCCAATGCACGCTGTTCGATGGCGTAGGTAAGAACGCGAAACTCATTGGTGTCGAGTACCTCATCTCGGACGAGGCGTACCGCAAGCTGCCCGACACCGAGAAGAAATACTGGCACGCGCACACCTACGAAGTCCTCGGCGGCGGCCTGATCGCCCCGGGCATGTCGCCCGAGGACGAGATGAAGTTCATGAAGGTCGTCATCAAGACGTGGGGGAAAGCGTGGCACACGTGGCCCGATCCGTCCAGCCCGGTGCCGACCGGCGAGCCGCTCCTGATCTGGTCGCTCATGGGCGACGGTCAGGCGGACCCCAAGGTCGTGGCCCAGCGCGACAAAGAGTTCAAGGTCGAAACGGACAAGATCCGTGAGGCGCGCATCAAGGAGTTCGGCCTTGATGTGCCGAGCGTCGCGCCGCCGAAGGACATGAACACCATTGGTCGGCAGTGGACCAACGAGGGCAAGGACGAGCCGAAGCCCAAGAAAAACTGA